The genomic stretch CGAAATTAGCAGCGAGTACCTCTCGTCTTCTCCTCCTTCCCGCTCGTGCCTTCCTCCTCCAAATTTCAAACCTCTCTAGTTCGGCTCTATAAGTAGAATCCCCTCGCCACACACCGCGTGTGGGTTGCGCGTGTGactatgacttagactttgacttttactcgtcgaggagaggTAAGGTGAGGTGAGGTGAGCGCCATGGCCGGCGGGCGGACGACCCGACAACATCGAGGAGGAGCTGTGATGGCGACCGAGATCTTCCAGCACGCAGGTAATCCATCCATCCCGATCTATTTCTCCTGGTTTTCATCTTTTGTTGGCCTTCAAGTTGTCTCACATCTTCAACCGAGTTGTGTATAGTTAGCACTTTTGCTAACTGAAACCTAACCACAAGACCACAAAATCATAAAAACTGAAATTCGGTTGGTTTTCGGTGTCAGTTCGGTTACGTGCCGTCGGACTTCCAGATCACCATTGGGTACCTGTGGGGCGGGTCGGTGAAGATAGCGTTGGATCAAACGAAACTCTGAATCTCAGCCGCCCCTGCTGCTCCCCCGACCCTCCGCCCAGGCCCACCGCCGCCGACGATGACGTCGGTCGCCGAAAGCCGATCTCCGGCCGTCGCCCCCCACGCGGGTGACCGACATTGCTGTGGTCAGCAGTCAGCCGCCGAGTTCACCCCCAGGCCCCAGCGGCAGCAAGCATGTGCACTTGTGCAGGATACCACCCAGTACCCACCCAGCAGCAGCGCATCAACCACAGCCGCGCTTCGATTTCGTGAGAGGTACCACTGCAACAGCTTGTGTTTGATTCCTCTCACAGTTTCTGATTCTGTTTTCTTAGGTCCTAAGTTGTATGTCAGTCActgccttttcttttctttttctttttttccaaacGGCGTCTACTATGGTTTGGgcgtccacattttcagtcaataGGTAGAGAATGAATTTGTGTGAATCCTTGATACCTTGATGACGTTTATCGAAATGCAGATAGGTTCATGGACATCTTTTTGTGGAAAGCTCCGTCGGGCCCATCGCCTCTACTAATTGTCAAGAGCAGATTTCAGTTTGATTGCTGAACAACGGAAAAGGCATAGAAGCATCATTACCATCAGAGAATATGGGGAGCGGTGATAAACTACTGAACAAGGTAATCATCAAATTATCGTATTGCACATAACTGTATTCACCAACTTTTGGATATAAATTCGGAAGCAGCTGTTCAAACACAAGTCAAGTCCAATTGCGACTCATGTATCTCTTCCAAATAAAATATTTCACACGATTATTGTTAATTTGCTGGTAATTTGTACTGTTATTACATGGTGGCGACTCATGATTACCCGTACATGTCCAGAGCTAATGGACTGGTAATACCGAAATAGATTGCTTGCTATGCATAGATTTGCGACGCGCGTGTAGAAGAATTCAGCCCTTGAATGCTGACTGAATCATGGCACTGTGTGCTCCATGTTTTAGTTTAAGGCATGGGCTGATTTTCAGATGTGACGAAAGGCCTTGGTGGCATCTGCAGATTCTGCAACCTCCCTGTTAGCATGTTAACGACCTTCGTCATTGACGGCCTATTTCTTGGGTTCCATTGGATACACCATAGTGCCACAATAGCCAGCTGCTTCACCTTTTCTTTCTCTTCCTGAGTCGTTTCCAAAGTGAGTGCCAACTCCTGGTCATTGATTACTTTCTCGTAGATCCACTCTGGGAGGTAAACATCGTTCAGGCTCCCAGTACTTGGGTCTGAATTCCTCCTACCACTGACCATTTCTAACACTAGCATGCCAAAACTGTACACGTCTGACTTGTAGGATATCCCCCCAAAGTTCCGAGAGTATAGCTCTGGTGCAATGTAGCCCATTGTGCCTCTTGCTGCGGTTAGGGTGACGATGCTTTGGTCCCGTGCACACAACTTTGCAAGCCCAAAGTCTGAGATCTTTGGGTTGAAGTTGTAGTCCAGCAATATATTGTGTGGCTTGATGTCGAAGTGGAGGATTCGCTGGTTGCACCCCTGATGTAAGTACTCCATTCCTCGAGCGATCCCCATAGCAATATCTAGCAGTTTATCGGGTACTAGAACATTCTGAAAAATATTTGGGTCATGAGAGAATATGTATTTCTCTAGCGACTCGTTAGGCATGAATTCATAAATAAGAGCCCTTCTCAATCCTTCGGAACA from Lolium rigidum isolate FL_2022 chromosome 4, APGP_CSIRO_Lrig_0.1, whole genome shotgun sequence encodes the following:
- the LOC124708449 gene encoding rust resistance kinase Lr10-like isoform X2 translates to MHGCNGRQTVLTICSRTKVIAATSSVAAFVVLLLMVSTALYLSLRTRYNEEIHLKVEMFLKTYGTSKPTRYTFSEVKKIARRFKEKVGQGGYGSVYKGELPNRVPVAVKMLENATGEGEVFINEVATIGLIHHANIVRLLGFCSEGLRRALIYEFMPNESLEKYIFSHDPNIFQNVLVPDKLLDIAMGIARGMEYLHQGCNQRILHFDIKPHNILLDYNFNPKISDFGLAKLCARDQSIVTLTAARGTMGYIAPELYSRNFGGISYKSDVYSFGMLVLEMVSGRRNSDPSTGSLNDVYLPEWIYEKVINDQELALTLETTQEEKEKVKQLAIVALWCIQWNPRNRPSMTKVVNMLTGRLQNLQMPPRPFVTSENQPMP